The Listeria monocytogenes genome window below encodes:
- a CDS encoding pyruvate carboxylase, whose protein sequence is MNRIKKVLVANRGEIAIRVMRACTELKIKTVAIYSQEDTGSFHRYKSDEAYLVGAGKKPIDAYLDIENIIEIAKESGADAIHPGYGFLSENIEFARRCEQEGIIFVGPKSKHLDMFGDKIKAKEQALLADIPVIPGSNGPVAGIKEVEEFGEKNGYPLMIKASLGGGGRGMRVVESKEHVKESFERASSEAKAAFGNDEVYVEKCVMNPKHIEVQILGDTHGNIVHLFERDCSIQRRHQKVVEVAPCNAITSDLRNRICDAAVKLMKNVDYINAGTVEFLVEGDDFYFIEVNPRVQVEHTITEMITGIDIVQSQLFIADGYALHDQLVAIPKQEDIHIHGSAIQSRITTEDPLNNFMPDTGRVDTYRSTGGFGVRLDAGNGFQGTVVTPFYDSLLVKLCTWGMTFEQATRKMRRNLIEFRIRGVKTNIPFLLNVVRHPDFASGNYNTSFIDTTPELFKFPHIRDRGTKTLRYIGNVTVNGFPGIKHRDKPVYAEPRLPKIPYGSQIAPGTKQILDAKGPDGVVEWVKKQEEVLLTDTTLRDAHQSLLATRVRSKDIFQIADAMAHLLPNMFSFEMWGGATFDVAYRFLNEDPWVRLETLRKQIPNVMFQMLLRGANAVGYKNYPDNVIREFVKQSAQSGVDVFRVFDSLNWIKGMEVSIDAVREAGKVVEATICYTGDIDDDTRTKYTIDYYKDMAKELVAQGTHILGIKDMAGLLKPQAAYRLIGELKDTVDVPIHLHTHDTSGNGIYTYAAAVSAGVDIVDVASSAMSGATSQPSMTGLYYGLVNGNRQTNLDAQNSQIINHYWEDVRHYYKDFDNALNSPQTEVYIHEMPGGQYTNLQQQAIAVGLGDRWDEVKEMYTVVNKMFGDIVKVTPSSKVVGDLALFMVQNELSEEDVYEKGDTIDFPDSVIEFFMGEIGQPYGGFPEKLQKLVLKGRTPLADRPGALMEPVNFLDVKTELKEKMGYEPTEKDVISYILYPKVFLDYQEMINKYGDVTVLDTPTFYKGMRLGETIEVELEKGKILLIKLNSIGEPIADGTRVIYFELNGQPREINIQDMNVQSTVIARRKIDTTNPEHVGATMTGSVIQVVVKKGDSVKKGDPLLITEAMKMETTIQAPFDGEVSSIYVSDGDTIESGDLLIEVNRI, encoded by the coding sequence ATGAATCGAATTAAAAAAGTATTAGTAGCAAACCGCGGAGAAATTGCAATCCGTGTTATGCGTGCGTGTACTGAACTCAAAATCAAAACAGTGGCTATTTATTCACAAGAAGATACTGGTAGTTTTCACCGGTATAAATCAGATGAAGCTTATCTGGTTGGAGCAGGGAAAAAGCCTATTGATGCGTATCTAGATATCGAAAACATAATAGAGATTGCTAAAGAATCTGGTGCAGACGCGATTCATCCGGGATATGGTTTCTTGTCCGAAAACATTGAATTTGCTCGTCGTTGTGAGCAAGAAGGCATTATTTTCGTTGGTCCTAAATCAAAACACCTAGATATGTTTGGTGACAAAATCAAAGCAAAAGAACAAGCTCTATTAGCTGATATTCCAGTAATTCCGGGAAGTAATGGACCGGTTGCTGGTATTAAAGAAGTAGAAGAATTTGGTGAGAAAAACGGCTACCCATTAATGATTAAAGCTTCCCTTGGTGGCGGCGGTCGTGGTATGCGTGTCGTAGAATCAAAAGAACATGTCAAAGAAAGCTTTGAACGTGCATCCTCAGAAGCAAAAGCAGCATTCGGTAATGATGAAGTATATGTAGAAAAATGTGTAATGAATCCAAAACATATTGAAGTACAAATTCTTGGGGATACACATGGTAATATTGTTCATTTATTCGAACGTGATTGCTCTATCCAACGTCGTCATCAAAAAGTAGTGGAAGTTGCACCTTGTAATGCGATTACATCTGATCTTCGTAACCGTATTTGTGATGCTGCAGTAAAACTAATGAAAAATGTTGACTACATTAATGCGGGGACAGTTGAATTTTTAGTTGAAGGCGATGATTTTTACTTTATTGAAGTAAATCCACGTGTACAAGTAGAGCATACCATTACAGAAATGATTACTGGGATTGATATCGTTCAATCACAACTATTCATCGCTGACGGTTATGCACTTCATGATCAATTAGTAGCTATCCCTAAACAAGAAGATATTCATATTCACGGTTCTGCTATTCAAAGCCGTATCACAACAGAAGATCCACTTAATAACTTTATGCCAGATACTGGACGTGTAGATACGTATCGTTCTACTGGTGGATTTGGTGTTCGTCTGGACGCTGGTAACGGTTTCCAAGGAACAGTTGTAACACCATTCTATGATTCCTTACTCGTAAAATTATGTACTTGGGGAATGACATTCGAACAAGCAACGCGCAAAATGCGTCGTAATTTAATCGAATTCCGTATCCGTGGTGTCAAAACGAACATTCCTTTCTTATTAAATGTTGTTCGTCATCCAGATTTTGCAAGTGGTAATTATAATACAAGTTTTATCGATACTACGCCTGAACTATTTAAATTCCCACATATTCGCGACCGTGGTACGAAAACGTTGCGCTATATTGGTAATGTAACAGTAAATGGCTTCCCAGGAATTAAGCACCGTGATAAACCTGTTTATGCAGAACCACGCTTGCCAAAAATTCCGTACGGCTCGCAAATCGCACCAGGAACAAAACAAATTTTGGATGCAAAAGGTCCAGATGGCGTTGTAGAATGGGTGAAAAAACAAGAAGAAGTACTCTTAACAGATACTACGCTTCGGGATGCACATCAATCTCTACTTGCAACGCGTGTTCGCTCGAAAGACATTTTCCAAATAGCGGATGCAATGGCTCATTTATTACCAAATATGTTCTCATTTGAAATGTGGGGCGGCGCGACTTTTGATGTAGCTTATCGTTTCCTAAATGAAGATCCTTGGGTGCGTCTAGAAACACTTAGAAAACAAATTCCAAACGTAATGTTCCAAATGTTACTTCGTGGAGCTAATGCAGTTGGCTATAAAAACTATCCAGACAATGTTATCCGTGAATTCGTTAAGCAATCCGCACAATCTGGTGTCGATGTATTCCGCGTGTTTGATAGCTTAAACTGGATCAAAGGCATGGAAGTATCTATTGATGCTGTTCGTGAAGCAGGGAAGGTTGTAGAAGCAACTATCTGCTATACAGGGGATATTGATGATGATACGAGAACGAAATATACCATTGATTACTATAAAGATATGGCGAAAGAGCTCGTTGCTCAAGGGACACATATCCTAGGAATCAAAGATATGGCTGGACTTTTAAAACCACAAGCGGCTTACCGTTTAATTGGTGAATTAAAAGATACCGTAGATGTTCCGATTCACCTTCATACACATGATACAAGTGGTAATGGTATTTATACGTATGCAGCGGCAGTCAGTGCAGGCGTTGACATTGTTGACGTAGCATCAAGTGCGATGAGTGGAGCAACAAGCCAACCAAGTATGACTGGTCTTTATTACGGATTAGTTAATGGCAACCGTCAAACGAACTTAGACGCTCAAAATTCCCAAATCATCAATCATTACTGGGAAGATGTTCGTCATTATTATAAAGACTTTGACAATGCGCTTAACTCTCCGCAAACAGAAGTATATATTCACGAAATGCCGGGTGGTCAATATACTAACCTTCAACAACAAGCGATTGCTGTTGGACTTGGCGATCGCTGGGACGAAGTGAAAGAAATGTACACAGTAGTTAATAAAATGTTTGGTGATATCGTAAAAGTTACCCCTTCTTCCAAAGTCGTTGGAGACCTTGCTTTATTTATGGTTCAAAATGAATTATCTGAAGAAGATGTATACGAAAAAGGCGATACCATTGATTTCCCAGATTCCGTTATTGAATTCTTTATGGGAGAAATTGGTCAACCATACGGCGGCTTCCCAGAAAAACTTCAAAAACTAGTACTCAAAGGTCGTACACCACTAGCAGATCGTCCAGGTGCCTTAATGGAACCAGTTAACTTCCTTGATGTCAAAACAGAACTAAAAGAAAAAATGGGTTATGAACCAACAGAAAAAGACGTCATTTCCTATATCTTATATCCAAAAGTGTTCCTAGATTATCAAGAAATGATTAATAAATATGGTGATGTAACAGTCCTTGATACACCAACCTTCTATAAAGGAATGCGCTTAGGTGAAACAATCGAAGTAGAACTTGAAAAAGGAAAAATTCTTTTAATCAAGCTAAATTCCATTGGGGAACCAATTGCAGATGGCACACGTGTTATCTATTTTGAACTAAATGGACAACCACGCGAAATTAACATTCAAGATATGAATGTTCAATCCACTGTTATTGCACGCCGTAAGATCGATACTACGAACCCTGAACACGTTGGCGCAACAATGACAGGTTCAGTCATTCAAGTAGTCGTGAAAAAAGGCGATTCCGTGAAAAAAGGTGATCCGCTTCTTATCACAGAAGCAATGAAAATGGAAACAACGATTCAAGCTCCATTCGATGGTGAAGTCAGCAGCATTTATGTGTCTGATGGCGATACAATCGAATCTGGAGATTTATTAATTGAAGTAAACAGAATTTAA
- a CDS encoding ABC transporter substrate-binding protein, which yields MKWFKGIAVVLLLAILTACGNTETKAPEKKTEKIEVKDATGNTITLEEPPTKIVSLMPSNTEILFALDLGDKVKGVTAYDDYPKEAQKVEKVTSTSVDTEKIIAIKPDLVLGHESMLATEKDAYQLLKDAGINVFVIPDATDLKAAEKSIITVGKLTGKEKEAKEVTDSMEEQKVAIEKKAKELKTSPKVWIEISPDLYTAGKGTFMNEMLELAGGTNVVTESGFIPYNEEKVVELQPDIILSVYPDAKATIQKRAAWKNIPAVKNDKIYEMDANKLSRPGPRLLEGAADIQAVLEN from the coding sequence ATGAAATGGTTTAAAGGAATTGCCGTAGTACTATTACTTGCTATTTTAACTGCATGCGGGAATACGGAGACAAAGGCACCAGAAAAGAAAACAGAGAAAATCGAAGTGAAAGATGCAACTGGAAATACTATTACATTAGAAGAGCCCCCTACTAAAATCGTCTCATTAATGCCAAGTAACACAGAAATTTTATTTGCATTAGATTTAGGGGATAAAGTAAAGGGCGTTACTGCTTACGATGACTATCCAAAAGAAGCACAAAAAGTAGAAAAAGTAACTTCTACTAGTGTAGATACAGAAAAAATTATTGCTATTAAACCTGACTTAGTACTTGGTCATGAATCGATGCTTGCGACAGAAAAAGATGCTTATCAACTATTAAAAGATGCTGGAATTAACGTGTTCGTCATTCCAGATGCAACAGATTTAAAAGCCGCAGAAAAATCAATCATCACGGTTGGTAAACTGACTGGAAAAGAAAAAGAAGCTAAAGAAGTCACTGATTCCATGGAAGAACAAAAAGTGGCAATTGAAAAGAAAGCAAAAGAACTAAAAACATCTCCAAAAGTGTGGATTGAAATTAGCCCAGACTTATACACAGCTGGTAAAGGAACATTTATGAATGAAATGCTAGAACTTGCTGGTGGAACTAATGTCGTTACGGAGTCCGGTTTTATTCCTTACAATGAAGAAAAAGTAGTAGAACTACAACCAGATATTATTTTATCGGTCTATCCAGACGCCAAAGCAACGATTCAAAAACGTGCAGCGTGGAAAAATATTCCAGCGGTTAAAAACGATAAAATCTATGAAATGGATGCCAATAAATTAAGCCGTCCAGGACCAAGATTGCTTGAAGGTGCCGCAGATATTCAGGCTGTTCTTGAAAACTAA
- a CDS encoding ABC transporter permease, with the protein MKQVMEVIKEQIKNLPMIFRIARYEDKATYQSHYLGLAWQILNPLIQIAIYYFVFGFGMNAKSGSDASYIEWMLAGIIPWFFISAVILQGANSIYNKIGMVSKMNFPMSILPNITIVSNLTSYFTMMVILLGLLAINGTPITIYWGQYLYYFVAMIAFLFSVTLFNATISVLVRDYYIMLQSVMRVLFYVTGIVWNLETMLPQWLVDLLKLNPIYYVVNGFRETFLMNKGFWESPSYTMYFWLITLTLLFVGATLHMKFRERFVDYL; encoded by the coding sequence GTGAAACAGGTTATGGAAGTTATTAAAGAACAAATTAAAAATTTACCAATGATATTTCGCATTGCGCGCTATGAAGATAAGGCTACGTATCAAAGCCATTATCTAGGACTAGCATGGCAGATTTTAAATCCATTAATTCAAATTGCTATTTATTATTTTGTGTTTGGATTTGGGATGAATGCAAAATCTGGCTCGGATGCAAGTTATATTGAATGGATGTTAGCGGGGATTATTCCTTGGTTCTTTATTAGTGCGGTTATTTTGCAAGGTGCGAATAGTATTTATAATAAAATAGGCATGGTTTCAAAGATGAATTTCCCAATGAGTATATTACCTAATATCACGATTGTTTCTAATTTAACAAGTTATTTCACGATGATGGTAATTTTACTTGGTTTGCTTGCGATTAATGGAACTCCAATCACAATTTATTGGGGCCAGTACTTGTATTATTTTGTAGCCATGATTGCCTTTCTATTTAGTGTTACTTTATTTAATGCAACAATCAGCGTTTTAGTAAGAGACTACTATATTATGCTTCAATCGGTTATGCGCGTACTTTTTTACGTAACAGGAATTGTTTGGAATTTAGAAACAATGTTACCGCAGTGGTTAGTGGATTTACTCAAACTAAATCCAATTTACTATGTTGTGAATGGCTTTAGAGAAACTTTCTTAATGAATAAAGGCTTCTGGGAATCTCCATCATATACGATGTATTTCTGGTTAATAACGCTGACACTACTATTTGTTGGTGCGACACTACACATGAAATTCCGCGAACGTTTCGTGGATTATTTATAG
- the tagH gene encoding teichoic acids export ABC transporter ATP-binding subunit TagH — protein sequence MGKNIKVSFKHVSKEYDLYQNKSDKIKGLFMPKSQKMQSFWALRDVSFDIHDGETVGLIGINGSGKSTISSIMSGVIPPTQGEVIINGETSLIAIAVGLKGPLTGYENIRLKLLMHGMKSSQINKLMPSIIEFADIGDFINQPIKNYSSGMRSRLGFAISVHTNPDILVIDEALSVGDQTFYEKCVDKINEFKARGKTIVFVSHSLGQVKSLCDRIIWMHHGEIREMGTAQEVAQKYDEFVKWFNKQPNDYKKKYQKEHKENQKAPQKKIYPNPNANKYRLTMFDKIFLTILIALTVLFATLVATGKSFKGLISEESTPQMEQIVHVESNDVQLM from the coding sequence ATGGGTAAAAATATCAAAGTATCATTTAAACATGTGTCGAAAGAATATGACCTCTATCAAAATAAATCTGATAAGATTAAAGGCTTGTTTATGCCAAAAAGTCAAAAAATGCAATCCTTTTGGGCTTTACGAGACGTATCTTTTGATATTCATGATGGTGAAACAGTAGGACTTATCGGGATCAATGGTTCAGGTAAGTCAACAATATCGAGTATTATGTCAGGTGTTATTCCTCCGACGCAAGGAGAAGTCATTATCAATGGAGAAACTTCTTTAATTGCTATTGCAGTAGGGCTAAAAGGCCCTCTAACAGGTTACGAAAATATTCGTTTAAAATTACTTATGCACGGAATGAAAAGTTCTCAAATTAACAAGTTGATGCCAAGTATTATCGAATTCGCTGATATAGGTGATTTTATTAATCAACCAATTAAAAACTATTCAAGCGGGATGCGTTCTCGTTTAGGTTTTGCAATTTCGGTGCATACAAACCCGGATATTTTAGTTATCGACGAAGCATTATCCGTAGGCGACCAGACTTTTTATGAGAAATGTGTAGATAAAATCAATGAATTTAAAGCCCGCGGGAAAACCATTGTATTCGTCAGTCACTCTCTTGGACAAGTAAAAAGTTTGTGTGACAGAATTATTTGGATGCACCACGGCGAAATAAGAGAAATGGGCACAGCGCAAGAGGTTGCTCAAAAATATGATGAGTTTGTAAAATGGTTTAACAAACAACCAAATGATTACAAGAAGAAATATCAAAAAGAACATAAGGAAAATCAAAAAGCGCCTCAGAAAAAGATTTATCCTAATCCGAATGCTAATAAATATCGGCTAACGATGTTTGATAAAATATTTTTAACGATACTTATTGCATTAACGGTTTTGTTTGCCACACTTGTGGCGACAGGGAAGTCTTTTAAAGGGTTAATTAGTGAAGAATCCACACCACAAATGGAACAAATCGTACATGTTGAGAGTAACGATGTACAACTAATGTAA
- a CDS encoding GW domain-containing glycosaminoglycan-binding protein, whose translation MINKKWMKIVMIPMLVVPMYGLTTVGGQLQDSLTGKNSFVKDAEAATTASQQAFIDKIAPAAQASQEQYHLLSSITLAQAILESGWGKSGLATKGYNLFGIKGKYNGQSVIMSTSEYVNGQWIKVDAEFRKYPSWNESVTDHTLLLVNGTSWNKNLYKKVVDATDYKVAAMELQKAGYATSPTYGASLIQVIENYDLAKYDVLYDKILTQKSTSGKATVTSPTGNGVWTLPYKVKGVQSVSPASTYANKDIDLVSVATTKRGTYYQFKYNGKVVGWVDAKALTIYDSVNYDKVNVGRAKITSPVSNGIWSKPYNVYGREFVTNATTYAQQEIKLLREAQTAKGTYYQFSINNKTIGWIDKRALTIYPYDSIVSSKNVSLDGQITNPTGNGIWTKAYKLEGTTSVAQATKYANKDVKISQQVETQHGTYYNISIDGKAIGWLDKNAITLYDQAEYNKTVAFDAAIRNVQGNAVWTEPYRTVGTKLIGPAETYLNKEVEVVREAKTPKGTYYQFKSGGKVIGWLDKKAFEVYDNINYNKAVNLDAVVENVTGNAVWTAPYKSKGVKLVTSAATYKGKATKITREAQTSRGTYYEFSVNGKVIGWLDKKAFDVYDSIEYNKAINMTGLLSNAPGNGIWTEPYRVIGTKNVGQATAYANKTVQLVREAKTTRATYYQMSVNGKIIGWVDKRAFTNVK comes from the coding sequence ATGATAAATAAAAAGTGGATGAAAATTGTAATGATTCCAATGCTAGTTGTCCCAATGTACGGTTTGACAACAGTTGGCGGACAATTACAAGATTCATTAACTGGGAAAAATTCCTTCGTAAAAGACGCTGAAGCTGCAACAACAGCATCACAACAAGCGTTTATTGACAAAATAGCACCTGCTGCCCAGGCATCTCAAGAACAATATCATCTGTTGTCTAGTATAACTTTAGCTCAAGCAATTTTAGAATCTGGTTGGGGGAAAAGTGGACTTGCTACAAAAGGATATAATTTATTTGGTATTAAAGGGAAATACAACGGACAATCGGTAATCATGTCAACTTCTGAATATGTGAACGGACAGTGGATTAAGGTCGATGCTGAGTTCCGTAAATACCCTAGTTGGAACGAATCTGTAACGGATCACACACTTTTACTAGTGAACGGAACTTCTTGGAACAAAAATTTATACAAAAAAGTTGTCGATGCAACGGATTATAAAGTAGCTGCAATGGAGCTTCAAAAAGCTGGATATGCGACGTCTCCAACTTATGGTGCTAGTTTAATCCAAGTAATTGAGAATTATGATTTAGCCAAATATGATGTTTTATACGACAAAATTCTTACTCAAAAATCCACTTCTGGAAAAGCGACTGTCACAAGTCCAACAGGAAATGGCGTTTGGACTTTACCGTATAAAGTAAAAGGCGTACAATCTGTTAGTCCAGCAAGCACATATGCTAATAAGGATATCGATTTAGTATCGGTTGCTACAACGAAAAGAGGTACGTACTATCAATTTAAATACAACGGTAAAGTAGTTGGTTGGGTAGATGCAAAAGCACTAACCATTTACGATAGTGTCAATTATGATAAAGTAAACGTTGGGCGTGCTAAAATTACTAGCCCAGTAAGTAACGGTATTTGGTCTAAACCATACAATGTTTATGGAAGAGAATTTGTTACCAATGCCACAACTTACGCACAACAAGAAATTAAACTTTTACGCGAAGCACAAACTGCCAAAGGTACTTATTACCAATTTAGCATAAATAATAAGACGATTGGTTGGATTGACAAACGAGCGCTTACTATCTATCCGTATGATTCGATTGTTTCAAGTAAAAATGTGAGCCTAGACGGACAAATTACTAACCCGACAGGAAATGGTATCTGGACTAAAGCATATAAACTTGAAGGAACAACTTCAGTAGCACAGGCTACAAAATATGCAAATAAAGATGTGAAAATCAGCCAGCAAGTGGAAACGCAACATGGTACGTACTACAATATCAGTATCGATGGAAAAGCAATTGGTTGGTTAGATAAAAATGCAATTACGCTATACGATCAAGCGGAATACAATAAAACAGTAGCATTTGATGCAGCTATAAGAAATGTACAAGGAAATGCCGTATGGACAGAACCTTACCGTACAGTTGGAACAAAACTAATCGGGCCTGCAGAAACTTACTTGAATAAAGAAGTGGAAGTTGTGCGTGAAGCAAAAACTCCAAAAGGAACTTACTACCAATTTAAATCAGGCGGAAAAGTAATCGGTTGGTTAGATAAAAAGGCTTTCGAAGTATATGACAACATTAACTACAATAAAGCAGTTAATTTAGATGCTGTAGTCGAAAATGTGACTGGTAATGCTGTTTGGACTGCTCCATATAAGAGTAAAGGGGTCAAACTTGTTACTTCAGCAGCAACATATAAAGGGAAGGCAACAAAAATAACTCGTGAAGCGCAAACAAGTAGAGGAACATATTACGAGTTTAGCGTGAACGGAAAAGTAATCGGTTGGCTAGATAAAAAAGCATTCGACGTATATGACTCTATTGAATACAATAAAGCTATCAATATGACTGGCTTACTTAGCAACGCGCCAGGTAATGGCATCTGGACAGAGCCTTACAGAGTTATTGGTACAAAAAATGTGGGACAAGCAACCGCTTATGCTAATAAGACAGTACAGTTAGTACGTGAGGCTAAGACTACACGTGCTACGTACTATCAAATGAGCGTAAATGGTAAAATAATTGGTTGGGTTGATAAACGCGCTTTTACAAACGTTAAATAA
- a CDS encoding DUF6270 domain-containing protein, with product MKFYIKEIQLTDSNTWKLQGFSEGKITSIQAYYNEVREYVHPEQKLNIPFTQEKNSFTATISVDDLANLSLPNNQTFWKFKVNGDYPYTHLITDGPIINKPFKPENSLYQYHFDFPEGILTLVSKPTELQASIESYTLDSNTMSGSIKIKSSLPNSQINAKLVFKRRPTPSFYLFHEQHQSFDLGVVTDNKISFSIPVKDLSTDFLVDNTNILDAMLEVSTNSNKTGLFAFLSIDPDMKPAIPREIEIGEPLFASLRSYVTGSNRLSFYFKKNIQGLVSLSQLKETKKDFTLQFKIENSISEGQIVAKRADKKANTFEYNIEQIWPVKKGLTKYSAQINKNEFLTGPINKPDTTWDFFLRSANKPDLPISVPSTIDLSASEFFDIAGKEFKAQLTKNEFNNLACLTVVAPKIKEDVTKIAIMGTDFSLNAFNSSPFFNPDYKAFFECSFTQFHSSIISLMTKPANLINLDKYTDIKKSEQSFVEEDWKKELFTNLKNSNSDYFLIDLYPDVIRPVIWLNDETAITLSYVIEQSQLLNDIPYERISDHIDNEAYFNEWKGYADQFIEKLTEIIPANRVILNLGGFTTSYYDEDGKIVTYKNKMAIEKNNYFWDRLNNYFLSKLPEAKVIDFSKKGYIGDFNYPFGHSFSHFESPYYKDFLKELIYITKS from the coding sequence ATGAAATTTTATATTAAGGAAATTCAACTAACAGATTCGAACACATGGAAATTACAAGGCTTTTCAGAAGGAAAAATCACTAGTATCCAAGCATACTACAACGAAGTCCGAGAATATGTACATCCTGAACAAAAGTTAAATATTCCTTTTACTCAAGAAAAGAATTCATTTACAGCCACTATTTCTGTAGATGACCTTGCTAATCTTTCTCTACCTAACAATCAAACTTTCTGGAAATTCAAGGTGAATGGTGATTATCCATACACGCATTTAATCACTGATGGTCCTATCATTAATAAACCTTTCAAACCAGAGAATTCGCTTTATCAATACCATTTTGATTTCCCTGAGGGGATTTTGACACTCGTCAGTAAACCTACAGAACTTCAAGCTTCAATAGAAAGTTACACATTAGATTCTAACACTATGTCAGGTTCTATTAAAATTAAGTCATCCCTTCCAAATAGTCAAATTAATGCAAAACTAGTTTTCAAGCGAAGACCTACACCAAGTTTTTATTTATTTCATGAGCAACATCAATCATTTGATTTAGGAGTTGTTACTGACAATAAGATTAGTTTCTCAATACCTGTCAAGGATTTGTCTACTGATTTCTTAGTAGACAATACCAATATACTTGATGCTATGCTTGAAGTTTCAACTAACAGTAACAAAACTGGATTATTTGCCTTTTTATCCATTGATCCAGATATGAAACCAGCTATTCCTAGAGAAATTGAAATTGGTGAGCCCCTTTTTGCTAGTCTGCGCTCTTATGTTACTGGCTCCAATAGATTATCCTTTTATTTCAAAAAGAATATTCAAGGCTTAGTCAGTTTGAGTCAATTAAAAGAAACAAAAAAAGACTTTACCTTGCAATTCAAAATAGAAAACAGCATCTCTGAAGGGCAAATAGTAGCAAAAAGAGCCGATAAAAAAGCAAATACATTCGAATATAATATAGAACAAATTTGGCCTGTAAAGAAAGGACTTACTAAATATTCTGCACAAATTAATAAAAATGAATTCTTAACTGGCCCAATCAACAAACCTGATACGACATGGGATTTCTTCCTTCGTTCAGCAAACAAACCTGATCTGCCAATTTCAGTACCAAGCACGATTGATCTTAGCGCTTCGGAATTTTTTGATATCGCTGGTAAAGAATTTAAAGCACAATTAACAAAAAATGAATTTAATAATTTGGCTTGTCTTACAGTTGTTGCGCCTAAAATCAAAGAAGATGTAACCAAAATAGCCATCATGGGAACTGACTTTAGCCTTAATGCTTTTAACTCATCTCCGTTTTTCAATCCAGATTATAAAGCCTTTTTTGAATGTAGTTTTACACAGTTCCATTCATCAATTATCAGTCTAATGACCAAACCAGCTAATTTGATAAATCTAGACAAATATACTGACATCAAAAAAAGCGAACAATCCTTTGTGGAAGAAGATTGGAAAAAAGAACTCTTTACTAACTTAAAAAATTCTAACTCTGATTATTTTCTAATTGACCTTTATCCCGATGTCATTCGACCAGTTATTTGGCTAAACGATGAAACAGCTATTACACTCTCCTATGTTATCGAACAAAGTCAATTGCTAAATGATATTCCTTACGAAAGGATATCTGACCATATTGATAATGAAGCCTACTTTAATGAGTGGAAAGGCTATGCAGACCAATTTATCGAAAAACTTACAGAGATAATCCCTGCTAACCGAGTTATTCTAAACTTAGGCGGATTTACAACATCTTATTATGACGAAGATGGAAAAATTGTAACCTATAAAAATAAAATGGCGATTGAAAAAAATAACTACTTTTGGGATCGCTTGAATAATTATTTCTTATCTAAATTACCTGAAGCAAAAGTAATCGACTTTTCGAAAAAGGGTTATATCGGTGATTTCAACTATCCATTTGGTCATTCCTTTTCTCACTTCGAGTCCCCTTACTATAAAGATTTCTTGAAAGAACTTATTTACATCACTAAATCATAA